A DNA window from Xanthomonas campestris pv. campestris str. ATCC 33913 contains the following coding sequences:
- a CDS encoding aminoglycoside phosphotransferase family protein — MTSSLSSDTSRDSQRLQWARQALGDPQATLQRASVDAGFRSYWRSQGAGPDRIVMDSPPDLENVAPWLRMRDLLEQHGVRVPQVLARDLDAGLLLLEDLGVPTLAQALTDSTADALLEAAISQLLLLQHIPPPDGSGVFGEALLQRDAGLFEEWFLGRHLGLQLDCAHAEQLQLVQRRLMDNALAQARVFTHRDFMPRNLMPVADGPAVLDFQDCVVGPIAYDPISLFKDTSVSWPLARVDAWLAQYHARAQVAGLPVPAWPQFLRDADWMGVQRHLKNLGIFSRLSYRDGKHWYLDNVPRFITYLDEVLPRHAELAPLIDLLDQQIKPALAARMAHGNANGTAA, encoded by the coding sequence ATGACTTCATCGCTTTCTTCCGATACCTCGCGTGACAGCCAGCGCCTGCAGTGGGCGCGGCAGGCGCTGGGCGATCCACAGGCCACGCTGCAGCGTGCGTCGGTGGATGCCGGTTTTCGCAGTTACTGGCGCAGCCAGGGCGCCGGGCCGGATCGCATCGTGATGGATTCGCCGCCGGATCTGGAAAATGTGGCGCCGTGGCTGCGCATGCGCGACCTGCTCGAGCAGCACGGCGTGCGCGTGCCGCAGGTGCTGGCGCGCGACCTGGACGCAGGCTTGCTGTTGCTCGAAGACCTGGGGGTGCCGACGCTGGCACAGGCGCTCACCGATTCCACGGCTGATGCTCTGCTTGAGGCGGCGATCAGCCAACTGCTGTTGCTGCAGCACATCCCGCCGCCCGACGGCAGCGGCGTGTTTGGCGAAGCGCTGCTGCAACGCGATGCCGGCCTGTTCGAGGAATGGTTTCTTGGCCGCCACCTGGGCTTGCAGCTCGACTGCGCGCACGCAGAGCAATTGCAGCTGGTGCAACGCCGTCTGATGGATAACGCGCTGGCGCAAGCTCGCGTGTTCACCCATCGCGACTTCATGCCGCGCAACCTGATGCCGGTCGCTGACGGCCCGGCGGTGCTGGACTTCCAGGACTGCGTGGTCGGCCCGATCGCCTACGACCCGATCAGCCTGTTCAAGGACACCTCGGTGAGCTGGCCACTAGCGCGTGTGGACGCGTGGCTGGCGCAATACCACGCACGTGCGCAGGTGGCCGGCTTGCCGGTGCCGGCGTGGCCGCAGTTCCTGCGCGATGCGGACTGGATGGGCGTGCAGCGGCATCTGAAAAACCTCGGCATTTTTTCGCGATTGAGTTACCGCGATGGCAAGCACTGGTACCTGGACAACGTGCCGCGCTTCATCACCTACCTGGACGAAGTGTTGCCGCGCCATGCCGAATTGGCACCCTTGATCGACTTGCTCGACCAGCAGATCAAACCCGCACTGGCCGCACGCATGGCACACGGCAACGCCAATGGAACCGCCGCATGA
- a CDS encoding DUF2271 domain-containing protein produces MRATLTIALSGLLAMPAYAATLDINVEIPKLNVAEYHRPYVAIWVEGADQKAAANLAVWYQSKDTAEGHGTKWLPDLRQWWRKSGRTLEVPVDGVTGPTRPAGAHALSFTDTKGALKSLPAGQYTLVVEAAREVGGRELVKVPFTWPATAAQTAKASGSSELGTVSLVGKP; encoded by the coding sequence ATGCGCGCCACCTTGACCATCGCACTGAGCGGCCTGCTCGCCATGCCGGCGTATGCGGCCACGCTCGATATCAACGTCGAGATCCCCAAGCTCAATGTCGCCGAATACCACCGCCCGTACGTGGCGATCTGGGTCGAAGGCGCCGACCAGAAGGCCGCTGCCAACCTGGCAGTCTGGTACCAGTCCAAGGACACCGCCGAAGGCCATGGCACCAAATGGCTGCCAGACTTGCGCCAGTGGTGGCGCAAGAGCGGGCGCACCCTGGAGGTGCCGGTCGACGGCGTTACCGGCCCGACCCGACCCGCCGGCGCGCACGCGTTGTCGTTCACCGATACCAAGGGTGCGCTGAAGTCGCTGCCGGCCGGCCAATACACGCTGGTGGTGGAGGCCGCGCGTGAAGTGGGCGGCCGCGAGCTGGTCAAAGTGCCTTTCACCTGGCCGGCCACCGCTGCACAGACGGCCAAGGCCAGCGGCAGCAGCGAGCTGGGCACGGTCAGCCTGGTCGGCAAGCCCTGA
- a CDS encoding DUF4198 domain-containing protein: MKRPLVLIALLAALPVTALAHKAWLLPSQTVLAGEAPWITVDAAVSNDLFYFNHVPLRLDNLTITAPDGSALKPENPATGKYRSVFDLQLTQPGTYKLSITNAGLFASWKEDGKPKRWRGNETSFATEVPKNAQELQVSQSLNRVETFVTRGAPTTTVFKPSGKGIELIPVTHPNDLVAGEAAQFTLQLDGKPAAGLEIEIVRGGTRYRDAQNEIKLKTDAKGGFSVTWPEPGMYWLETTAEDTKTSLPQAKQRRLGYVATLEVLPQ; this comes from the coding sequence ATGAAACGTCCTCTCGTCCTGATCGCCCTGCTCGCCGCACTGCCGGTCACCGCCCTCGCGCACAAGGCCTGGTTGCTGCCTTCGCAGACCGTCCTCGCTGGCGAAGCGCCGTGGATCACCGTCGATGCCGCGGTGTCCAACGACCTGTTCTATTTCAACCACGTGCCGCTGCGGCTGGACAACCTGACCATCACCGCGCCCGATGGCAGCGCGCTCAAGCCGGAGAATCCGGCCACCGGCAAGTACCGCAGCGTGTTCGACCTGCAGCTCACCCAGCCCGGCACCTACAAGCTCAGCATCACCAATGCCGGCCTGTTCGCCAGCTGGAAGGAAGACGGCAAGCCCAAGCGCTGGCGCGGTAACGAAACCAGCTTCGCCACCGAAGTGCCGAAGAACGCGCAGGAACTGCAGGTCTCCCAGTCGCTCAATCGCGTGGAAACCTTCGTGACCCGCGGCGCGCCCACCACCACCGTGTTCAAGCCCAGCGGCAAGGGCATCGAGCTGATTCCGGTCACTCACCCCAACGACCTGGTCGCTGGTGAAGCCGCGCAGTTCACTCTGCAACTGGATGGCAAACCGGCGGCCGGCCTGGAGATCGAAATCGTGCGTGGCGGTACCCGCTACCGCGATGCGCAGAACGAGATCAAGCTCAAGACCGACGCCAAGGGCGGCTTCAGCGTGACCTGGCCGGAGCCGGGCATGTACTGGCTGGAAACCACCGCCGAAGACACCAAAACTTCGCTGCCGCAGGCCAAGCAGCGCCGTCTCGGCTATGTCGCCACGTTGGAAGTGTTGCCGCAGTAA
- the murU gene encoding N-acetylmuramate alpha-1-phosphate uridylyltransferase MurU: MKALIFAAGFGERMRPLTEHTPKPLLSVGGTPLIVWHLRKLAALGVDEVVINTSWLAAQFPQVLGDGSAFGLRLTYSYEGSTPLETGGGMLHALPLLGDAPFLLVNGDIWSDIDFATLDIAADSLATLVLVDAPAYAARADFALTHEGKISSTAMPTLTYAGIGLYRPALLHAWERVIGPLPSTGEAPPRFPLAPILRAQMAAGRIDGVHHRGRWTDVGTPQRLAELDAQLTQRRD, encoded by the coding sequence ATGAAGGCGTTGATCTTTGCTGCCGGATTCGGTGAGCGCATGCGTCCGTTGACCGAACACACGCCCAAGCCGCTGTTGTCGGTGGGCGGCACGCCGTTGATCGTCTGGCATCTGCGCAAGTTGGCTGCACTGGGCGTGGACGAGGTGGTCATCAATACGTCGTGGCTGGCTGCGCAGTTTCCGCAGGTGCTGGGCGATGGCAGCGCCTTCGGGCTGCGTCTGACCTATTCCTACGAAGGCAGCACCCCGCTGGAAACCGGCGGCGGCATGCTGCACGCGCTGCCGTTGCTGGGCGATGCGCCCTTCCTGCTGGTCAATGGCGACATCTGGAGCGACATCGACTTCGCCACGCTCGACATCGCAGCCGACAGCCTGGCAACGCTGGTGCTGGTCGACGCGCCAGCCTATGCGGCACGCGCGGATTTTGCGTTGACTCACGAGGGCAAGATCAGCAGCACGGCGATGCCGACGCTCACCTATGCCGGCATCGGTCTGTATCGCCCGGCCTTACTGCACGCGTGGGAACGTGTGATCGGGCCGCTTCCCAGCACCGGTGAGGCCCCGCCGCGCTTCCCGTTGGCGCCGATCCTGCGCGCGCAAATGGCGGCTGGCCGGATCGATGGCGTGCACCACCGTGGTCGCTGGACCGATGTAGGCACACCACAGCGGCTGGCCGAGCTGGATGCACAACTGACTCAGCGCCGCGACTGA
- a CDS encoding Fe2+-dependent dioxygenase: protein MLLPIPDVLTPAQLSQLSERLDAADWADGRITAGHQSAQAKDNAQLPEDSPIAREASALVLDALSRSSTFFSAALPRRIYPPLFNRYSGGQSFGYHVDNAVRYDRSRGGADPVRTDVSATLFLSDPDSYDGGELVIEDTYGTQSVKLPAGHLVIYPGTSLHKVMPVTRGTRVASFFWIQSMLRNDAQRRLLFELDVSIRRLTQDTPGHPSLIQLTGVYHNLLRQWADV, encoded by the coding sequence ATGTTGTTGCCCATTCCCGACGTCCTGACGCCCGCCCAGCTGAGCCAGCTGAGTGAGCGTTTGGACGCGGCCGACTGGGCCGATGGCCGCATCACCGCCGGCCATCAGTCCGCGCAGGCCAAGGACAACGCGCAGTTGCCCGAAGACAGCCCGATCGCGCGCGAGGCCAGTGCGCTGGTGCTCGACGCGCTGTCGCGCAGCAGTACGTTTTTTTCCGCCGCGTTGCCGCGCCGGATCTATCCACCGCTGTTCAATCGCTACAGCGGCGGGCAGTCGTTCGGCTACCACGTCGACAATGCGGTGCGTTACGACCGCAGCCGTGGCGGCGCCGATCCGGTGCGCACCGACGTCTCCGCCACGCTGTTCCTCAGCGACCCGGACAGCTACGACGGCGGCGAGCTGGTGATCGAAGACACCTACGGCACGCAGTCGGTGAAATTGCCGGCCGGCCATCTGGTGATCTACCCCGGCACCAGCCTGCATAAAGTGATGCCGGTGACGCGTGGCACGCGTGTCGCCTCGTTCTTCTGGATACAAAGCATGCTGCGCAACGATGCACAGCGCCGCCTGCTGTTCGAATTGGACGTGTCGATCCGTCGTTTGACCCAGGACACGCCCGGGCATCCGTCGCTGATCCAGCTCACCGGCGTGTATCACAACCTGCTGCGGCAATGGGCCGATGTCTGA
- a CDS encoding PepSY-associated TM helix domain-containing protein → MAPASSTDQLGAAQQRRGFWLRMLHQWHWISSAVCLIGMLLFTVTGLTLNHAARIEATPSTEHRTLTLPTALLQTLGTRQEGNAPLPPRVAQWLGRELDISVGTREGEWSPEEIYLALPRPGGDAWLSLDRSTGAVEYERTGRGAIAYLNDLHKGRNAGPAWGWFIDVFAIACLVFCITGLFLLHLHARQRRMTWPLVGLGLLIPLLLALLLIH, encoded by the coding sequence ATGGCGCCCGCCTCCTCCACCGATCAGCTCGGCGCCGCGCAACAACGGCGCGGCTTCTGGCTGCGCATGCTGCATCAATGGCACTGGATCAGTTCGGCGGTGTGCCTGATCGGCATGCTGCTGTTTACCGTCACCGGCCTCACCTTGAATCACGCCGCGCGCATCGAAGCCACTCCTTCGACCGAGCACCGCACGCTCACGCTGCCTACTGCGCTGCTGCAGACCCTGGGCACGCGCCAGGAAGGCAATGCGCCACTGCCGCCGCGCGTCGCACAGTGGCTGGGCCGCGAACTGGACATCAGCGTCGGCACGCGCGAGGGCGAATGGTCGCCGGAGGAAATCTATCTCGCACTGCCGCGCCCCGGTGGCGATGCCTGGCTGAGCCTGGACCGCAGCACCGGCGCGGTGGAATACGAGCGCACCGGGCGCGGCGCGATCGCCTACCTCAACGATCTGCACAAGGGCCGCAACGCCGGGCCAGCCTGGGGCTGGTTTATCGACGTGTTCGCCATCGCCTGCCTGGTGTTTTGCATCACCGGCCTGTTTTTACTGCACCTGCACGCGCGCCAGCGGCGCATGACCTGGCCGCTGGTTGGCCTAGGCTTGCTGATTCCGCTGTTGCTTGCCCTGTTGCTGATCCACTGA
- a CDS encoding GlsB/YeaQ/YmgE family stress response membrane protein, translating into MNNLFGSDSWLYIILVGFVVGLLARFITPGTQRLGCLLTIVLGIAGALLASWFGRYMGWYHAGEPAGFLGALLGAIAILALLRLFSGSKR; encoded by the coding sequence ATGAACAACCTGTTTGGTAGCGACAGTTGGCTGTACATCATCCTGGTCGGCTTCGTGGTCGGTCTGCTGGCACGTTTCATTACTCCGGGCACGCAACGGCTGGGCTGCCTGCTCACCATCGTGCTGGGCATCGCCGGTGCCTTGCTGGCCAGTTGGTTCGGCCGCTACATGGGCTGGTACCACGCCGGCGAACCGGCAGGCTTCCTGGGCGCGTTGCTGGGCGCCATCGCCATCCTGGCCCTGCTGCGCCTGTTCAGCGGCAGCAAGCGCTAA
- a CDS encoding ComEA family DNA-binding protein — protein MLARTITQATRSVAMKSFTVVLKSLLLALLLSSNAYALDKVDINTASAEELDKVLMNVGRSKAEAIVEHRQANGPFKSAEELALVKGIGLKTVERNRDLIEVGATMAPAKKAAKGAAVKPVGRR, from the coding sequence ATGCTGGCTAGGACCATCACCCAAGCCACAAGGAGCGTTGCAATGAAGTCATTTACCGTAGTCCTGAAGTCCCTGCTACTGGCGTTGTTGTTGTCCTCGAATGCGTATGCACTCGACAAGGTCGATATCAACACCGCGTCTGCTGAGGAATTGGACAAGGTGCTGATGAATGTCGGGCGATCAAAAGCCGAGGCAATCGTCGAGCACCGTCAGGCAAACGGTCCCTTCAAAAGTGCCGAGGAACTGGCACTGGTCAAGGGCATCGGACTCAAGACGGTCGAACGGAATCGAGACCTGATCGAAGTGGGCGCCACGATGGCTCCCGCCAAGAAGGCTGCCAAGGGGGCGGCGGTGAAACCGGTGGGACGGCGTTAA
- a CDS encoding tetratricopeptide repeat protein has translation MSEPVLDTAQVIAALRTQPAQAVALLRKAADRQDVAAQLLLAQLYAEGRGVAADPIQAMLWYEVAANAGHPEAMNQLGRCHELGFGTPCNLELAALWFRRAAAHGLDWGMYNLAHLYASGRGVAQDHTQALALYRRAAEHGHAKSMNFVARYLEQGLAGAADPHAARAWYRRSAEAGDFRGQAGFATVLADDGDIDQAEVWMRRAIAGGHAGFLRQLTPLLAAAPQPRLRALLSEVRARQSPAPPATSTAAA, from the coding sequence ATGTCTGAGCCGGTGCTGGACACCGCGCAGGTGATCGCCGCACTGCGCACGCAGCCCGCGCAGGCGGTGGCGTTGCTACGCAAGGCGGCCGATCGCCAGGATGTGGCCGCACAGCTTCTGCTCGCACAACTCTACGCAGAAGGCCGCGGCGTCGCGGCCGATCCGATCCAGGCGATGCTGTGGTACGAAGTGGCCGCCAATGCAGGGCACCCGGAAGCGATGAACCAGCTCGGGCGCTGCCACGAACTGGGCTTCGGCACGCCCTGCAATCTGGAGCTGGCGGCGCTGTGGTTTCGCCGCGCCGCCGCGCATGGCCTGGACTGGGGCATGTACAACCTGGCCCACCTGTACGCCTCCGGCCGCGGCGTCGCGCAGGACCACACCCAGGCGTTGGCGCTGTATCGCCGCGCTGCCGAACACGGGCACGCCAAGTCGATGAATTTCGTGGCGCGCTATCTGGAGCAAGGCCTGGCCGGCGCTGCAGATCCGCACGCCGCCCGCGCCTGGTACCGCCGCTCCGCCGAGGCCGGCGATTTCCGCGGGCAAGCCGGTTTTGCGACGGTGCTGGCCGACGACGGCGACATCGATCAGGCCGAAGTCTGGATGCGCCGCGCCATCGCTGGCGGGCATGCCGGGTTCCTGCGCCAACTCACCCCGCTGCTGGCCGCCGCTCCACAACCCCGCCTGCGCGCATTGCTGAGCGAAGTGCGTGCGCGGCAGTCGCCTGCGCCGCCCGCCACCTCCACGGCGGCGGCCTGA
- a CDS encoding FAD:protein FMN transferase: MHPVSSADDTVATLGGRSMGTTWSVKMVAPRGRDLHPLHAVIQGALDRVVAQMSTWDADSDITRFNRAAAGTWQRLPDAFHRVLTTALEIARASDGAFDPTVGPMVDLWGFGAAGGPRKVPSAEQIALARQRCGWQRLQLDADRALQPGALALDLSGIAKGFGVDCVQRALAQAGIASALIDVGGELFGYGRKPDGSAWRVLVESAPDEDAGTALPARVLALDGLAVATSGDRWHRFEAGGVRYAHTFDPRLGAPVAQAAAAVTVLAHDAMHADAWATAMTVLGVDAGLAYATNAGLAVRFLQRRGADLQESMSPAFETHLAAA, translated from the coding sequence ATGCACCCAGTTTCTTCCGCAGATGACACCGTTGCCACGCTGGGCGGCCGCAGCATGGGCACCACCTGGAGCGTGAAAATGGTGGCGCCGCGCGGCCGCGATCTGCATCCGTTGCATGCGGTGATCCAGGGTGCGCTCGATCGCGTGGTCGCGCAGATGAGCACCTGGGACGCAGACTCGGACATCACCCGCTTCAACCGTGCCGCCGCCGGCACCTGGCAGCGGTTGCCGGACGCGTTCCACCGTGTGCTGACCACGGCGCTGGAGATTGCGCGTGCCAGCGATGGCGCGTTCGATCCAACCGTCGGCCCGATGGTAGACCTGTGGGGCTTCGGTGCCGCCGGTGGGCCGCGCAAGGTGCCCAGTGCCGAGCAGATCGCCCTGGCCCGGCAGCGCTGTGGCTGGCAGCGCCTGCAACTGGACGCAGACAGAGCACTGCAACCCGGCGCGCTTGCATTGGATTTGTCGGGCATCGCCAAGGGCTTCGGTGTGGACTGCGTGCAGCGCGCGTTGGCGCAGGCGGGCATCGCCAGCGCGTTGATCGATGTCGGCGGCGAGCTGTTTGGATACGGCCGCAAACCCGATGGCAGCGCATGGCGTGTCCTGGTGGAATCAGCGCCCGACGAAGACGCAGGCACCGCACTGCCCGCGCGCGTGCTGGCACTGGATGGACTGGCCGTGGCCACCTCCGGCGACCGCTGGCACCGCTTCGAGGCCGGCGGCGTACGTTACGCGCATACCTTCGACCCACGCCTGGGCGCGCCGGTTGCGCAGGCAGCGGCCGCGGTCACCGTGCTGGCGCACGATGCGATGCATGCCGATGCCTGGGCAACCGCAATGACCGTGCTCGGTGTTGACGCGGGCCTGGCTTATGCGACGAACGCAGGGCTTGCGGTGCGCTTTTTGCAGCGCCGCGGCGCGGATTTGCAGGAATCCATGAGCCCGGCGTTTGAAACGCATCTGGCTGCCGCATGA
- a CDS encoding sulfite reductase subunit alpha produces the protein MSLASPRVWLGNGVILLALAVLAAWLGSLHAGPWWSAPAPHRWQWAGLSLAAYAIVCFGLWLRGRPRVAAARGDDSNLLIAWASQTGFARELAERSATALQQAGVGAHALPLDALDANQLSRVPRLLCIVSTTGEGDAPDHVQAAERTWLAGSDTDLAALRYAVVALGDRRYAQFCAFGRRLDARLQAQGATPLFARIEVDNAEPQSLQQWQQRLAELAPALATQADWSVPSYADWQLQQRVHINPGSAGAAVYRLRLIPCGGHLPQWSAGDIAEIRPQHSPQVVETWLQRHLLDGTQQVQGRSLHAWLSGATLPDDSPDITSLDAWVHTLAALPHRDYSLASLPDEGHAELLIRQHLHADGTPGLGSGWLCRAAPIGARIALRVRTNPGFHPPAAAQPMLLIGNGTGIAGLRAHLRARIAAGARRNWLLFGERNAAYDTLYGDELEHWQRDGWIERLDRVYSRDSSQPHRYVQHALAAAAADVRAWVAQGACVYVCGSLRGMAPEVDATLDSILGTDLKHALLSSGRYRRDVY, from the coding sequence ATGAGCCTCGCCTCCCCACGCGTGTGGCTTGGCAACGGCGTCATCCTGCTGGCCTTGGCGGTACTGGCCGCCTGGTTGGGCAGCCTGCATGCGGGCCCGTGGTGGAGCGCCCCCGCCCCACACCGTTGGCAATGGGCGGGCCTCAGCCTGGCGGCTTACGCCATCGTCTGTTTCGGCCTGTGGCTGCGCGGGCGTCCACGCGTTGCGGCTGCGCGCGGCGATGACAGCAACCTGCTGATCGCCTGGGCGAGCCAGACCGGGTTCGCGCGTGAATTGGCCGAACGCAGCGCCACTGCCCTGCAGCAGGCCGGCGTCGGTGCGCATGCATTGCCGCTGGACGCGTTGGATGCCAATCAACTATCGCGCGTGCCGCGCCTGCTCTGCATCGTCAGCACCACCGGCGAAGGCGATGCACCCGATCACGTACAAGCAGCCGAGCGCACCTGGCTCGCCGGCAGCGATACCGATCTGGCCGCGCTGCGTTACGCGGTCGTGGCGCTGGGCGACCGCCGTTACGCGCAGTTCTGCGCATTTGGGCGGCGCCTGGATGCACGCTTGCAGGCGCAAGGTGCAACCCCCTTGTTCGCACGCATCGAGGTCGACAACGCCGAGCCGCAGTCCCTGCAGCAGTGGCAGCAAAGGCTGGCTGAACTGGCACCGGCACTGGCGACGCAAGCGGATTGGAGTGTGCCCAGTTATGCCGACTGGCAGCTGCAGCAGCGCGTGCATATCAATCCGGGCAGCGCGGGCGCCGCGGTGTATCGCTTGCGCCTGATCCCGTGCGGCGGTCATTTGCCGCAGTGGAGCGCGGGCGACATTGCCGAAATCCGCCCGCAGCATTCGCCACAAGTGGTGGAGACCTGGCTGCAGCGGCATCTGCTGGACGGCACCCAACAGGTGCAGGGGCGTTCGTTGCACGCCTGGCTCAGCGGCGCGACCCTGCCTGACGACAGCCCCGACATCACTTCGCTGGATGCATGGGTACACACGCTGGCAGCGCTGCCACACCGCGACTACTCGCTGGCCTCGCTCCCCGACGAAGGCCATGCCGAACTGCTGATCCGTCAACACCTGCATGCCGATGGCACGCCCGGCCTGGGAAGCGGCTGGCTTTGCCGGGCGGCTCCAATCGGCGCGCGCATCGCGCTACGCGTGCGGACCAATCCCGGCTTCCACCCGCCCGCCGCCGCGCAACCGATGCTGCTGATCGGCAATGGCACCGGGATCGCCGGCTTGCGTGCACACCTGCGCGCGCGCATCGCCGCCGGTGCGCGCCGCAACTGGCTGTTGTTCGGCGAACGCAACGCAGCCTACGACACGCTCTATGGCGATGAACTCGAACACTGGCAGCGCGACGGCTGGATCGAACGACTGGACCGCGTCTATTCCCGCGACAGTAGCCAGCCGCATCGCTACGTTCAACACGCCTTGGCCGCCGCGGCGGCGGACGTGCGCGCATGGGTGGCGCAAGGCGCCTGCGTGTACGTCTGCGGCAGCCTGCGCGGCATGGCCCCGGAGGTCGATGCCACCCTCGACAGCATTCTGGGAACCGACCTCAAACACGCACTACTCAGCAGCGGGCGGTATCGTCGCGACGTGTACTGA
- a CDS encoding HutD/Ves family protein: MQLTDLSSRVIPATEYRRERWRNQLGWTREILRLGEPDDAWALRLSIAEIEQDAAFSAFPGIDRELVLLRGNGMQLQFGDGRQHSLLPPYQRLRFAGEEAVTAVLGDGPTQDFNLMWRRAVLQTELLHRPLVGTMLFFADPGSAWAIHLLAGQASFGRDSGLPPLLAGDTAWLSARTRSRFVLDGGGELLAIRVSPAG; the protein is encoded by the coding sequence ATGCAGCTGACAGACCTGAGCAGCCGGGTGATCCCGGCCACCGAGTACCGCCGTGAGCGGTGGCGCAACCAGTTGGGCTGGACCCGCGAGATCCTGCGGCTGGGAGAGCCCGACGATGCCTGGGCGCTGCGCCTGTCGATTGCCGAGATCGAGCAGGACGCGGCGTTCTCCGCGTTTCCCGGGATCGACCGCGAGCTGGTGTTGCTGCGTGGCAATGGCATGCAGCTGCAGTTTGGCGACGGGCGGCAGCACAGCTTGCTGCCGCCGTATCAGCGGCTGCGGTTCGCGGGCGAGGAGGCGGTCACCGCGGTGCTGGGCGACGGGCCGACGCAGGACTTCAACCTGATGTGGCGGCGCGCTGTGTTGCAGACCGAGCTGCTGCACCGCCCGCTGGTGGGCACGATGCTGTTCTTTGCCGACCCCGGCAGTGCCTGGGCGATCCATCTGCTTGCCGGGCAGGCAAGTTTTGGCCGCGATAGCGGGTTGCCGCCGTTGCTGGCCGGTGACACCGCGTGGTTGTCGGCGCGAACGCGCAGCCGCTTCGTGCTGGATGGCGGCGGCGAACTGCTGGCGATCCGGGTGAGTCCGGCTGGCTGA
- a CDS encoding M20 family metallopeptidase has product MDSAKIDQFASDTWDREIVPQLVDYIRIPNKSPMFDADWVAHGYMEQAVTLMETWARAQAIDGMQVEVVRLEGRTPLIFIEIPATGSESGEDTVLLYGHLDKQPEMTGWDADLGPWEPVLRDDKLYGRGGADDGYAIFGSLAAVMALRAQGLPHARCVVLIEACEESGSYDLPAYVDHLAERIGKPSLVVCLDSGCGNYEQLWCTTSLRGLTGGNLTVKVLEEGVHSGDASGVVPSSFRLLRQLLSRIEDETSGRILLDGLHVDVPAERLAQARSAAATLDTAIFDKFPMVDGLVPMHEDLTELVLNRTWRPALSVTGVDGMPPLASAGNVLRPQTAVKLSLRLPPTADGKACGELLKQALLRDPPNGAQVTLELEKASSGWSAPGMAPWLEKAIDDASRAFFDKPAMYMGEGGSIPFMGMLGEKFPGAQFMITGVLGPHSNAHGPNEFLHIPMGKRVTACVSKVITEHHAACLRGETSGSPVAADSGTRHGGHGCC; this is encoded by the coding sequence ATGGATAGCGCCAAGATCGACCAATTCGCCAGCGACACGTGGGATCGCGAGATCGTCCCGCAACTGGTCGATTACATCCGCATCCCCAACAAGTCGCCGATGTTCGATGCCGACTGGGTCGCGCATGGCTATATGGAACAGGCCGTCACCCTGATGGAAACCTGGGCACGCGCCCAGGCCATCGACGGCATGCAGGTCGAGGTGGTGCGCCTGGAAGGCCGCACGCCGTTGATCTTCATCGAGATCCCGGCCACCGGGTCGGAGTCGGGCGAGGACACCGTGCTGCTGTACGGCCACCTGGACAAGCAGCCGGAAATGACCGGCTGGGATGCCGATCTCGGCCCCTGGGAGCCGGTGCTGCGCGACGACAAACTGTATGGGCGCGGCGGCGCGGACGATGGCTACGCGATCTTCGGCTCGCTGGCTGCGGTGATGGCGCTGCGTGCACAAGGCCTGCCGCATGCGCGCTGCGTGGTGCTGATCGAAGCCTGCGAGGAATCCGGTAGCTACGACCTGCCCGCCTATGTGGACCACCTGGCCGAGCGCATTGGCAAGCCGTCGCTGGTGGTGTGCCTGGATTCGGGTTGCGGCAACTACGAGCAGCTGTGGTGCACGACTTCGTTGCGTGGCCTGACCGGCGGCAACCTGACCGTGAAGGTGCTGGAGGAAGGCGTGCACTCGGGCGACGCGTCCGGCGTGGTGCCGTCCAGCTTCCGCCTGCTGCGCCAGCTGCTGTCGCGGATCGAGGACGAAACCAGCGGACGCATCCTGCTCGATGGCCTGCACGTGGACGTGCCCGCCGAGCGACTGGCACAGGCCCGCAGTGCGGCGGCAACGCTGGACACGGCCATCTTCGACAAGTTTCCGATGGTGGACGGGCTGGTGCCGATGCACGAGGACCTCACCGAGCTGGTGTTGAACCGGACCTGGCGCCCGGCCTTGTCGGTCACGGGTGTGGATGGCATGCCGCCGCTGGCCTCGGCCGGCAACGTGCTGCGTCCGCAGACCGCGGTGAAGCTGTCGCTGCGCCTGCCGCCCACTGCTGACGGCAAGGCCTGCGGCGAGCTGCTCAAGCAGGCCTTGCTGCGCGACCCACCGAACGGCGCGCAGGTCACGCTGGAACTGGAAAAGGCCTCCTCCGGCTGGAGCGCGCCGGGCATGGCGCCGTGGCTGGAGAAAGCCATCGACGACGCCAGCCGCGCCTTCTTCGACAAGCCGGCGATGTACATGGGCGAAGGCGGCTCGATCCCGTTCATGGGCATGCTGGGCGAGAAATTCCCCGGTGCGCAGTTCATGATCACCGGCGTGCTCGGCCCGCATTCCAATGCGCATGGCCCGAACGAATTCCTGCACATCCCGATGGGCAAGCGCGTCACCGCCTGCGTTTCCAAGGTGATCACCGAGCACCACGCCGCCTGCCTGCGTGGCGAGACCAGCGGCTCGCCGGTGGCAGCGGACAGCGGCACCCGACATGGTGGACATGGCTGCTGCTGA